In Pristiophorus japonicus isolate sPriJap1 chromosome 3, sPriJap1.hap1, whole genome shotgun sequence, the sequence aatatttatccctcaatcaacagaacaaaataaaaatagattatctggtcattatcacattactgtttgtgggagattgctatgtgcagattggctgccgcatttcctacattacaacagtgtctacactcggctgtaaagcactttggggcatctggtggtagtgaaaggtgctatatcaatgcaattcTTTATAAAAACTCTCTTCCTGTCATATGACATAGTGCCACATGAAAAATCATGGCAACCAATTGACAGGGAAAATTCATAGAAAAGATACATGGTATAAACTCCAATCTTGATTAAGGAACATCAATAGAAGAAGATTTAGACTGCATAAGAAACCACTGCAATAAATTTAAGGATGTAACACACACATTTCTGGTGATGTTCATAAACTGCTTGAATGACACTCTCTCCACCTCCTACTGTCTTTACATATTGATGGTATTGGTGAAGTACTCTGTTGACAGGGATGTAAACAGCAAGTTATATTGTCTATTTGCGCCACTTCTGGGTGGGAGCTGTAAGATTTATTTTTGCTTATTCTTGTTGCTGTGTATGAGATTGGATTTGTTCTACAGCTGTACCTGAGCATTGGAACAATATTATCGTGATCAGTCCTCTCAAAGGGACAGATCAGTTCAGGATTTTATCTTTTCTGAAAAATAACAAACAGCCAAGTATttgcggaaataaaaacagaaaaagctagaaacattcagcaggtcaggcaacatctgtggagagagaaactgagtcatcgacctgaaatgttaactctgtttctctctccacaaatgctgcctgacccgctgagatttccaacattctgtttttatttcagattccagcatccgcagtattttgctgttgtgttGTTGTAACTGAACTTCTCTGCTCTGATTAAATATATTCTCAGACTGTACCTCTACATACTACATAGTATGCAGATACATAGTCATGCTCAAGCAAATGTGTGGATGCATACCGATGTAGTGATACCCTGATGCACATTGTAAGGTTGGGATTACATTGATTGCAGAGATTGTCTATTTAATTACTACTTAAAATTAAAAATTCTATCAATCAAATATTAATCACATAGCTGATGTGTGATATAAACAGAATACCAAAAGAGGAGCTCAGAGATATGGGTCCAGATTTTGCTAGAGCAGGCCATCTTGCTGTGTGCCTGGTTAAAAAATTACAAttaggtttttacattttttgACCATTAAGttcctgaaagtgtgagctgataacagcaGGGCGAGGGCATCTACGACCTTGTGAATAattgaatcgtagaatcatagacgtttacagcacggaaggaggccatttcggcccatcatgtccgtgctggccaacaagaggctatctagcctcgctagacctagctctgtcaagcccgtgtggtggctggtgagcaacggccaccacacattaaaaaaatccatgcacaggcatgttccacccttcaatatgtagttcgggacctggaatattaggtccttccttgaaacacctgtgaactcatccctttttggcgtgaaagcaagttatcctcgcttcgagggaccgtctatgatgatctaatctaatcccactttccagggcAGAAGGGGACAGTGTTTCTCCTTAGTTCATGAGATTGAGAAATAAGCAGaggaggagggtgaattagagtgggtgaatgtaAATATTCCTACTGTACATAGCACATTATTTTGCCACTGACAAAACATCCTCCAAGTGCTTGCTGATTGCTGCTTTGCCTTTGACAGAGTGACTTTGGAGGTTACTTGTAGAAAGTACAGCAGGTTATTTATACATCACTTAGCTTGTTGTCCTGTATTAGGGAGAGGCGAGGCACTGTCATAGCTGAGTTAAACTGCCGGCTCACCTTGTATTGAAACCGAGGACAGCAgctgtgagaatatgtgtgtgtgtaagcACACTGCTTTTGTCTctcgctgtctttcagatgagagttaaaccaaggccctctcggGTGTACGCAACATATCCCATAGCACTGTTTCTCctcgtgtcctcgccaatatttatccctcaggcaAGACctaaaacagatttatctggtcatttatttcattgttgtttgtgggagcttgcagcgtTTGCTACATTACGACAATGAcaactcttcaaaaagtacttcattggttgtaaagtgctttggaacgtcctgaggtggtgaacggcgctacagaaatgcaagttctgtcCTTTCCTCCTTTCAATGGTCATTTTCTAATGTTTAccagagaaccccccccccccccacgcaaagCGTCTAGCGGCATTTAAAAATATCCCACGCACAATTGAAAAGGATGTGGGAGGTACTGTACTCTGGCGCCTTTAAAATGTGGAGTTCTCCTGCATGCAGCACAAAGCCCAGATGGCGTGAGATTCCCTGGCACAGTCATTCTCCACTCCCGGTTTCAGTGCACCAGCATTTGGTCAGCGATGTGCAGGCCGAATGCATTTGCATCGAATGTAACAAGCGGCGATAGAATGGCAGCGCAAGCTGCTGCCGAAATTCGGAACGATGCTGTAGCCGGCAAGTGCTCACACTGGGCCAGACCAAACCGTTCATGGCTTGTGCTCCAGCTGCTGATTGGCATTCCTCTTCACACTCACTCTTCATCATGCTGTGCCAGTAAGCGTGCCTCAGTTTCCCACCAAAAATAAGTTAGTCCTTTCAAACATAACATTAAACACAACAAATGGGATATGCAATGGGCCGGGATGAAAGATGATGTAATAAATTCATTCATTGCCACCTCTCATCTGAGTTATGGATCAGCCCAGCAGGTAACTACAGTTCCATGTGtgacagacaccctcaaagcctccctgataaagtgcgacatccccaccgacacctgggagcccctggccaaagaccgccctaagtggaggaagtgcttccgggagggcgctgagcacctcgagtcttgacgccgagagcattcagaaaccaagcgcagtcagcggaaagagcgtgcagcaaaccagtctcaccctccccttccctcaacgactatctgtcccacctgtgacagggactgtggttctcgtattggactgttcagccacctaaggacttatttttagagtggaagcaagtcttcctcgatcccgaggggtaTGGCGTGACTATCtcacctccattccgagggactgcctatgatgatatggtgTGACTATCtcacctccattccgagggactgcctatgatgatatggtgTGACTATCTCACCTCCATTCCCTTCTGATCAATGCTCTATAACACAGGTTCCAGGCAATGCTAAGGCAACCAAGCACAATAACAAACGAGCTTTCACTGATCTTTAATGTTATGTCTTACAAATTAATTAAAAATACAAAACCGAGAACATTTTATTTAAATGTTAAATGATTAAATCCATAAAGATAACGTTTAAAACTCGCCATTTAACAGCGTTTCGCTTGATACTGTAAGTCTGTTTAGTATTTGAAGAGTCAGTTGTATTAGGAGATTGGATCCGAAGTTGCCTTTTTTTCTGGTCTTTATTATTAATTGCTGTTAATCACTCTGGAGGAAGGAGGTGTTTCATATGGACACACCTGAGGCTGGGCACTAGGTTTGCTGTGTGTAGAGAGCGCGTGTGTTGAACTAGCCATTCCACAAGTTCACGAAGAATGCACAGAGCGAGTGCCACTTCTCAGCACAGTATGTCTGGGACAGCGCGTCCTGCAACTCCGGGTTGTCAGCATTCATTTCACTCAGTGTGCGGGGCTCCTCGCTGTTCATAGAATCGGAGGCTTTGAAACGTTTCCCCTTTTTAAAGGGTTTCTCGGTGGAGTCAGCTTGGTCCAACACGGTGGCCTTCTCGGTCGGCACTTGGACAGAGCCCTTCTTGTGCCCAGCCCCCTTTAAAAGAACTTTGTCCTCCCGCTTGCTCGGGTCCAAGCTCTTTTCCTTCAGTTTCAACTGCGATTCCGCCGGTGCCTTTTTGCAGATCCTGGTCTTTAAGGTTTTGTCTCCGGCGCAGGCGTGTTTCTTCCTCTTGACTCTGCCAATGGCTTGCTTCCAGTACTGGCCAGCTTTGGTGCTGTAAGTGGGGCAGCTCTGCGGCCTGCCCGTGTACTTGCACCAGTAGCTGCCGCCTGGGTAACTGCAGCTGAGCTGGAGGGTTAACTCTGCCTCCCCCGTAATGTCCCAGGAACACGCGTGGCGATCCCTGGTGCTCAGCGCTCCTTTGCTGGGCAAGGATTTGCCTTTGCGCTTTTTGCTCGGTCGATTTACCTGCTCGTCGTCCTCCCCGCTTTTCACCCCTTCCCCTGGAAACGAGAGGAGGCACAGCAGGAAGAGAAACAGAGGCGACATGCAAAAGTGCTTCATATCACCTTCTGACTGCGGAGCTGGGACCCAGGAAGCGACCGCCCTTGGGAGATCTTGCGGGAGGCGAATGTGATGTTTTCTATTCAAATAATAATCCTCTAAAAGAGAAACATGCACTTTAATATGAACATAATATAAACTTTAATATGAACATAATATAAACTTTAAACAATAAAGATATTTACCAATATGGTCGGATAATGAATCTAACCTAAGCCTGTTGAAGTTAGAACCGTGCATTAATGTTATCGCCAGTTGCACTTGTATTGTGGAGTTGTTTGAAAGTAACAAGATTTGGTCGCTGGGGGTATAGTTGTATTGAGAGCAGTTGGCATAATCTGGACACACTGCCCTTGCCTGTCAAACATTGGGCAGCTTACGTGACGGTGTACACGGAACACTGGGGCTTCCCCCC encodes:
- the LOC139259619 gene encoding fibroblast growth factor-binding protein 3-like; this encodes MKHFCMSPLFLFLLCLLSFPGEGVKSGEDDEQVNRPSKKRKGKSLPSKGALSTRDRHACSWDITGEAELTLQLSCSYPGGSYWCKYTGRPQSCPTYSTKAGQYWKQAIGRVKRKKHACAGDKTLKTRICKKAPAESQLKLKEKSLDPSKREDKVLLKGAGHKKGSVQVPTEKATVLDQADSTEKPFKKGKRFKASDSMNSEEPRTLSEMNADNPELQDALSQTYCAEKWHSLCAFFVNLWNG